In Rhodococcus pseudokoreensis, the DNA window TCGAGCAGGTGCAGGGTCAGCGCCGCAAACTCGTCGGCCCGCCCGAGTCGGGCAGGAAAGACGACGTCTCGCGCCAACTTCTCCTTGAAGGCCACCGGGTCGGCGACCTTGTTGTAGATCGGGGTGTCGATGAGACCGGGGGCGATGGCGTTGACCCGGATGCCGGCGGGTGCGAGGTCACGCGCAGCAGGAAGGGTCATCCCCACGATCCCGGCTTTGGAGGCAGAGTAGGCCACCTGGCCGATCTGGCCGTCGAACGCCGCGACCGACGCGGTATTGACGATTGCGCCGCGCTCGTCGTTCTCGTCCGGCTCGTTGGTCGACATGACAGTTGCGGCAATGCGCATGCAGTTGAATGTGCCGATCAGGTTGGTGGTGATGATGCGTGTGTAGCGCTCGAGTGAGTACGCGCTGTCGTAAGTGCCGTCGCGGCCGATGATCCGGGCGGACCCACCGAACCCGGCGCAGTTGACGAGCGCCCGCAGTTCTCCGACCTCGCGGGCCCGCTCGACCGCAGCGATGACCTGGTCCTCGCTTGTGACGTCCGTGCTCACGAAATGCGAGCCGGACTCCTGTGCGACCGTGTCGCCCTTGTCCTTCTGGACATCGGCAATCACGACCTGGACCCCGCGGCTCGCCAGGGAGCGCACAACACTTTCTCCCAGGCCGGATGCACCGCCAGTGACCACCGCTGAAGCACCGGTGAACTTCATGAACACTCCTTAGCAAGATGATGATGCCCGAGCCGTCTTCCGGTCTCGTGGCTAGTGGGCGCGCCCTAGGATGCCTTCGAGGGTTTTCTGCGCGCCCGCGAATTGGTTGGTTGTCGGAAAGGGCTCAGCCCAGGTGTTCCCGGGCGGAATTCGACGGGTCTATTTCCCCGTTTGCCTGTCCCGCTCCTCGATCTCGTCCGGCAGTAGCCGAACCGAACTGACCCCTGCATGCTCGATCAGGTCGCCGCGGAAGTGGAAGATCCACCGCAGCCGAACCGTGTCGTCCGAAGACATCGCGTTCTCGTACTTCGAGTATCCCGGCACCGAGATCCGCCCATACGCTGCGAGACGGCGGTCGTTGCCCTGCAGCCATCGCTCCGGCTCGCCGAAGTCGATGCCCGCAGGCCGCGAGTCGCCGAACGCACGCAGGCCCGCATGCCCCTCGGTGTGTCGGCCGCTGCCGTCGTCGATCACGCCGTCGTCGGTGAACAGCGATGCAAGACCCTCACCATCGCGATTCGCCAGACACCGGAAATACGTCCGTGCGGTCTCCCGCTGGCTCTCCCGAACCTCCACCTTTCAACTCCTTCGTCTCAGACTTGCTCGATCAGGCGACCCGGCTTGCCTGGTGTGGTTGATCCACTGGCGCGGCGAGCTCACTCGGAAGACCGATGAGGCTCAAGAATCTCTCCCGGTGCCGCGCTGGAGATCCCAGGAAGAACTCACTCGACTTTGCCCGCTTGAAGTAGAGATGCGCGTCGTGTTCCCAGGTGAAGCCAACACCGCCGTGGACCTGGATAGTCATTGCAGCGGTGGCGACGAACGCGTCCGAGCACAACGCTTTGGCCATGCTTGCGTGTGCGGGGAACTCGTCGGCACCAGTAGCCGCATCCCACGCCGCACGATAAGCGGCCGACCGCGCCGATTCGACCTCCAGGAGCGCATCCGCACACATGTGCTTGATCGCCTGGAACGACCCGATCGCACGCCCGAATTGGTGCCGCACCTTGGCGTACTCGACGCTCATGTCCAGACACTGCTGCGCGCCACCGACCTGCTCCGCTGCCAATGCGACGGCCGCCAGGTCGAGGACCCGCTGCAGCACCGGCTCGGCCGCTCCCTCCTCACCCACGAGGACGGCCGGGGTGTCACTGAGCATCACGCCGGCGAGGCGACGGGTTGAGTCCAGCGCCTCCTGAGGTTTGCGGACCAGCCCCGGCGCTGCACCATCACAGGCGAAGAGTGACACCCCCCGCCGGGTACGCGCCGCTACGAGAATCAGGTCCGCGGCCATGCCGTCGACCACGAAGCACTTTTCACCATGAAGCCGCCATTCGCCGCCACTCTCCACAGCCGACGCACGCACATCACCCGGTACCCATGAGCCCGTGGGCTCGGCCAGCGCGAGCGTCACCACCGTGCTGCCGTCGGCAATCGACGGCAGATGCGTGCGCTGCGCAGTCTCGTCACCGGATTCCATCAGCGCGGTGGCACCGAGCGCGACAGTCGCGAAGAAGGGGGCGGACAGCAACGACCGACCCATCTCTTCGGACGCGACCAGCAGTTCGACCCACCCACATCCGGCGCCCCCGAATTCCTCGGGGATATGCAACCCATGGAGACCGAGCTCCCCGGCCATCTGCGCCCAGACACCCGAGTCGTAACCCGAGGGATCACCGATCAGGCGCCGAGCCTCGGCGGGTCCAGACTTCGCGGAGAGAAAGCGCCGAAGCGCTGCCCGGAAGTCCTCTTGCTCACTACTGAATTCGAAGATCACAGCACCGCCTCCACTCTCATGCCGCGAGCGTAACCCAATTCGACATACATGTCGAGTGACGGCCGGCGACCCACATTCCCGCGCGTTCACATTCCCTGCGGGCAAGCCCCCGCTCAGCCGATTCGGCAAGTCGACAATGATGTCGATAAGCGGTTATGCTGCGGAATGTGAGCGACAGAGCGGAACACGACACCAGCTCGGACGTCCTTCGAGAGCCACAGCACCAGGCTTCAACAGGACGCACTCGAAGCCGGGCGGAGCCACAGGCGACCACGGTTCCCACGTTCTGCAGAATCTGCCCTGGCATGTGCGGCCTACTCGTCACGATCGAGGACGGGGCCGCCGTGGGCTCGATGGGCGACCGGGACCATGCCGCGACCGAGGGGTACTGCTGCCGCAAAGGGCGCAACATCCATAAGCTGCACACCAAACCGGACCGCTTCCTCCAGTCGCAGCGCGGCAACCGTCGAGGAGGCTTCGTCCCGATCGAGACCGCGACTGCGATCGATGAAATCGGTGAGCGCCTGAGCGAGATTCGCGAAAAGCACGGACCCGACTCCATCGGCCTCTTCCTGGGTACTCAGGCATACCAGGCCACCCCGACTATCCCCGTGGTCAAGGCATGGCTGCGCGCCATCGGCACGCGAAAGTACTTTCGGACGGTCTCGATAGACCAATCCGCCAAGGTCATTGCGACGGGTCGTCTAGGAGCTTGGGCGGCGGGAAACCAACGCTTCGACGAGTCGGACGTGTGGCTGTTCGCCGGCACCAACCCGATCGTGTCGATGCAGGGCGGCCCCGCCAGCTTCCCGATTCACCGCGGACGACGGGCCCTCCGCGAAGCCCGCGACCGCGGCATGTACATCATCGTCGCAGATCCCCGATTGACCGAGACCGCTCGCGAGGCAGACCTGCACCTGCCGCTACGTCCCGGCACCGACTCCCTGCTCGCCGCGGCGATCTTGCACGTCATCCTGGAGGAGAGGCTGCACGACGGGGAGTTCTGCCGCAACCACGTCACCGGCCTGGCGAACCTCGAGCGAGCACTCGCGCACGTCACTCCGGGCTCTGTCGCAGCAGACACCGGGATCGCCGCCGATGACATCGTGCTGGCAGCCCGCCGCTTCGCGACGGCCACCCGTGGCATGACCACGACCGGCACGGGCCCCGACATGAGTGTGTGGTCCAACCTCAACGAACACCTTTGGCAGCTACTCAACGTGATCTGCGGCCGTTTCCCCCGCGCAGGAGAGTTCCATGCCGAATACGGCGTACTCACCTCGAGTCAGTCCCACCGTGCCGAGGTCGCGCCTCCCGGTCGGCCGTGGGAATCGGGCTACCGCAGCCGACTGGGCTACGGCCTGCTCGCGGGCGACCTCCCCACCGCATCACTGCCTCGCGAAATCACCGAACCCGGGCCCGACCGGATCCGAGCGCTGGTCGTGGTGGGCGGCAACCCCCTCGCGGCCCTTCCAGGACCGGCCTCGGTCCGAACGGCATTCCAGCAGCTCGACCTCCTCGTCGCGCTGGAGCCATTCCCGACCGAAACCGCGGAGCTGGCGGACTACGTGCTCGCCCCACGAATGATCCTCGAGCGGCCGGACGTCACCAAGATGTTCGACCAGTGGTACGACAAGCCGTTCGGGCAATACACACCCGCAGTGCTCGAGGGCCCAGAGGAGACGGTGGAGGACTGGCAGTACCTCGCGAGAATCGCGGGTGCCATGGGGCTTCCGTTGACCATCGGGTCGTTCGAGGTCAGTAACAGCCAGGGCGCCGTCACTACCGAGCAGCTTCTGGACCATCTGTCCCGCAAGGGGCAGGCGGACCTGCAGGAGTTGAGGCGGCGGCCGCACGGGCACGTGTTCGACAACGCCGCACGCCCGATAATCGCGCCGGCTGGCGACTCTGCGGGACGCTTCGACTTGCTCCCGGACGACGTCGCCGGCGAGCTCCGCGCTGCGCTCCGCCGGGAGCGGATCACACTTTCGACCGCGGATCGCCGTCCGGACGAGGCCTTGCTCACCGTCCGGCGGACGCAGGGAGTCATGAACAGCCTCGGCCGGGACGTCCTCACCATGACGCGCACGCCCTACAACCCCTGTCACGTCAATCCGACGCAGCTGGAGGCGATCGAAGCAACGGCAGGTGACCTACTCCTGCTCGAGACACAGCACGGTCGAGTGATCGCTGTGGCCGAAGCGGACGACACGGTTCAGCCCGGCACGGTGTCATTAGCGCACTGCTTCCGTGGGCCGCGGGACGACGCCGATCCGCGGCACAGCGGCGCGAACCCCGGGGCATTGATTTCATTGCACGAGGTCACGGAGACGATCAACGCCATGCCCCGGCTCAGCGGAGTCCCGGTCCGCCTTGCGAAGTATCGCGTCGACTGATCGGGACGCATCCGGGCCGACGGAAAGCGGGTGTTCAAGGCACCCATTGGCGATGTCGAAATGCGCGCTATTGATGAGCTAGTCAAATCCAGGAGGAAGCAAAAGGATGACACCTTCCCACGACCAAGCCCGAGGCACCATGCGCGCTTGGGTCATGCAGGAACCGGGCGAACCGGTCGAGGCGATGCGGATCGACGAGATACCCATTCCTGAACCCGGGCCCGGGCAAGTACTGATCAGGGTGGCGGCTATCGGAATCAGCTATGGCGACCTGCTCTTGAGCCGCGGGGAGTACCAGGACGGCGCCGTGTTTCCCTTCACGCCGGGACAGGAGGTGGTTGGCGAAGTCGTGGCGGCTCATCGCAATACGACCACCCCGGTCGGCACGCGGGTCATCGCCTTGCGGAGCGGCGGGCTCGCAGAGTTCTGCGTAGCCGACGAAGCCGGGGTCTTCCCCGCCGGAGAAACCCTGACCGACGCCGATGCCGCGGGATTCCCCATTGCCTTCCACACCGCCTGGTTCGCCCTGCATCGCCGCGCCATGGTCCAACCCGGAGAGACGGTTGTCGTGCATGCCGCTGCAGGCGGAATAGGCTCGGCCTGTGTCCAACTCGGCGTCGCGGCAGGGGCGCGGGTAATCGCGGTCGCAGGCGGTGAGACCAAGGTTGCGCTGTGCCGCAAGCTCGGAGCGCATGTCGTGGTCGACCGTCTGGTCGAGGACTTCGGCGAAATCGTCCGACTGGAGACGGACGGGCGCGGCGCCGATGTCATCATCGACCCGGTGAATGGTGACGTCTTCGACCAGTCGCGGCGAGTGATCGCTTCGGAGGGGCGGCTCGTCGTCGCCGGCTTCGTGGCCAACCGCATCGCCGAGATGCGGACCAACCATGTGCTGCTCAAGAACTACTCGGTTACCGGCGTGAATCTGTCGTACTACTACGACAACAGCAGCGCAATCGAGCTTGTCCGGGCGGCACACGCCGAGCTCCTCGAACTCCATCGGCGGGGCGCCATCGTGTCGCTGGTTCAGCGGGAAATTCCTTTCGAGGAAGCCGCCCAAGCGATTTCCGACATCCGGACGACCTCCACGTGGGGACGTACGATTGTGCGGCCCCCCACCCCGCGCCCGTAATCACCGGACACACGTCGGCGGCGGGGACCCGCCGCCGACGTCACCGGGTAGTTCAGTGCATGGGCGAGGCAACGTCATCTCCGCCGCGGACGTCTGGTGTTACGGCGTCCCGGATCGTGCCCGGTCGTTGAACAAGATGTCGGTGGCCTTGATGTCCAGGTACTCGCGGAGTTCGACGATCTTGCCGTCCCGACACACGAACACAAAGTGGTAGACGTTTCGGTAGACGTCGCCGTTCTTCAGTGCGGCTGTGCTCTCGGCCTCGACGGCGAGGCGATCGCCGTCAATCGTGAACGCGACCGCCTTGATGTCGATCTTCCCGTCGGCCGAGAGCGCGAAGAATCTTTGCAACCTCCGAGCAAAGTCGCTTCCAGGCAGTGTGCCCGGCAGGTCGACCGCACCGATCCAGTAGCTGCTGTCCTCGCTCATGCACGCGTCGAGCCCGTTGACATCGCCCTGGGTCATCGCCTGCAGGAACCGCTCGACGATCTCCTTGTTGGCCAGCTCTTGCGCGTCGTACTCACTTCTCGGCATGGTTCCGCTCTCCTCGGCAGTCGGGACGCCCGCAATCCCGATGGTCAGATCAGTCACATCGAGCCAATCGAACCCACCGTATGCGATAGTCGACATTCATGTCGAGTTCAGTCGGCGACGATCACCACGCGCCCACCGCACACTTCAGCGTTACTCGTCCCGAAGCCCCGTCGCCCGGACCCAGATATCGGTAATGGCGGCAACAGGATCATCCGGACGCCCCGCTACGTCTCCGCCGACAAACCACCAGTAACACGAGTTGGATGTCAGCGACACGAGCACCGAGGCCGTCGTGGTCGCATCGATCGAGGTGTCGGCAAGGCCGCGACGCTGCCACCGAGCGATAGTGGCAGCCACGCGCTCGACATTTGCCCGCCGGCTCTCCAAGCGCTGCCGATGCACCTCGGGATCCATCGTGGCGACCTGCTCGATCAATCCGTACATCCGAGCATGGGCCCGATACACCTCCACGTACCGGCGGTTCGAGTTCGTCAACGCTCCTATGGCGCCAACGTTCGCGTCCTCCGCACGAGTCGAGACTGCGCTGTCGATTTCGACACGCACCTGCGAGGAGAGCTCGCGGAACACATCACTCTTCGTCGAGAAGTACGTGTAGAAGGTCCCGCGGGACACACCGAGGCGGGTAACGATGTCCTCGATGCTGACGTCCACGTAGCCACGCTCCTCGAAGAGAGCCCGAGCAGCCGCGAGGATCGCAGATCTTGTGTTCTTGCCGCGATGAGTGCCGCGCTCCTCGTGCGCATTTCGACGACTGGCTGCAGTGCCGGTCGGAACCCATCCTCCGCGGGTACGGGGCGGCGTCGCCTCGCCGCCGTCCGGTTCCCCGGGGCTCGGCCGGCGAGCCGACTGGTCTCGAGGACTGGCTTTCATCGGTGACCCTCCATACATGTCAGCTGCGTTTTCAACGTGCACCGTCTTTGCAGACTAGACGCCCTGGAGACCTCTCACACGTTCGGCGCCGACCGCAGTCCACACGTCCGCCAAGTGTCGACAAAGACGCCACGAACAGAATCGTCAGGCGACGACGACGCGTCGTACCTGCTCGGCCCGACGGTGCCATGCGACCGCCTCGACCCCGTCAATTACAACTCCCGCCCCGCGTCCACTGCCGCACGAAGAAGGTAATCGACATCCATGTCGATTTCGGTTACGCTTGCCCCGTGAACGGAGAACGCAAAGCTGGTACGGGCGCAGACGAACAACAGGGCTCCGATGCGGGCGCACTGAGGGCGGAAGTCCGCAGCTGGCTTGCGCAGAATTGGGACCCGGACATGGCGTTGATCGACTGGCGACGACTGCTGATCGACGAGGGCTGGGGCGTTCCGTCGTATCCGCGTGAATGGCTCGGTCGCGGTCTACCCCGGTGGGCCGACGCGGTCGTCGCCGAGGAGATCGAGGCGGCTGGGGCCGTGGGCAACCCTCTCGGGGTCGGAGCCGGTCTTGCCGCCCCCACCATCCTCGCCCACGGCTCGGACGATCTGCGCACACGATTCCTCCGCCCCATCCTCACTGGCGAGCAGACGTGGTGTCAGCTGTTCAGTGAGCCAGGGGCGGGATCCGATCTCGCCGGCCTGGTCACCGGGGCTCACCTGGACGGCGACGAATGGGTGGTCTCCGGGCAGAAGGTGTGGAATACGAGCGCTGATCACGCGGACTTCGGGCTACTGCTGGCGCGCACTGATACCTCGGTGCCAAAGCACCAAGGCCTCACCTACTTCGTACTCCCGATGCGGCAGCCCGGTGTCGAGGTACGTCCCCTGCGTCAGATGAACGGACACAGCTCGTTCAACGAGGTCTTCCTCTCCGAGGCGAGAATCCCGGTCGACCATGTTGTCGGCGAGGTGGGCGGGGGCTGGTCGGTTGCATCCACGACGCTGCAGTACGAGCGTCGATTCGGCGCCATGCGCCAGCACGACTTCGCCGGCCGCTCCGGGAAGGCCATTGATGAGGCGAGGCGCGAAGCCAAGCGGCACGCCGAGACCTACAAGTGGTACCCGCAGCGAGCTGGCCGTGTCGACCTCGTGTTGGAACTCGCACGCAGCTTGGGCCAGGACCAGGACCCGATCCTCCGACAGGAGATTGCCAAACTGCTGTCCCTGCACCGGGCAAGCGCCTGGACCGCCGAGCGGGCGCGGATTGCGCTGAAGCGGGGGGCGCGACCGAGTGCAGAAGGATCGCTGGGCAAGCTGGCCAACAGCCAGATCGCTAGGCAGGCGGCCTCGGTGCACTCTCTCATCGCGGGCACCCACTCGATGTTGACCGGTCCCGAAAGCCTCATGGGGGGTGTGATCGCGGAGGTGCTGGTGTCGACGCCCGCGCAGTCGATCGCAGGCGGAACCGACCAGATCCAACGCAACATCGTGGGCGAGAAGATGCTGGGTCTTCCCAAAGAGCCGTCCGTCGAGACGGGACGCGCATTCCGCGACGTCCGCAGAAGCGGCTAGAAGCGATTGCAACCGAGGGTTCGGGCAGCTGGTGCCCGGACCCTCGGTCTGTCTGTGTGCGGGGAGCACCCAACATGTATCAGCGAACAGGAGAGGAGAAGTAGATGGCGGCCACTGAGCACACACTTCGCGGCGGCCAGGACGTCACGCGGTGACAGACCTCGAATGGCAGCAGTTCGCACGCTGCAAGAACATAGGAGCCGACACCTTCTACCCGCCCGACAACGAGGAAATGGGCACCCGGCTACGCCGGGAGCGTGCCGCGAAACAAATCTGCGGCCCCTGCGTCGTAAGGATGCAATGCCGAATGCACGCCCTGTTGGCCGCCGAGCGATACGGCGTATGGGGAGGGCTCACCGAATCGGAGCGTCGCCGCGTCAAGCGGCCCTACCGGTTCGAACCGGATCTGGCAGCCACGACCGTGGGAGCAACCGAGGGCTCGGGCAGGTAATTCCCGGGCCCTCGGTCTGTCT includes these proteins:
- a CDS encoding TetR/AcrR family transcriptional regulator, giving the protein MYGGSPMKASPRDQSARRPSPGEPDGGEATPPRTRGGWVPTGTAASRRNAHEERGTHRGKNTRSAILAAARALFEERGYVDVSIEDIVTRLGVSRGTFYTYFSTKSDVFRELSSQVRVEIDSAVSTRAEDANVGAIGALTNSNRRYVEVYRAHARMYGLIEQVATMDPEVHRQRLESRRANVERVAATIARWQRRGLADTSIDATTTASVLVSLTSNSCYWWFVGGDVAGRPDDPVAAITDIWVRATGLRDE
- a CDS encoding nuclear transport factor 2 family protein, which gives rise to MEVRESQRETARTYFRCLANRDGEGLASLFTDDGVIDDGSGRHTEGHAGLRAFGDSRPAGIDFGEPERWLQGNDRRLAAYGRISVPGYSKYENAMSSDDTVRLRWIFHFRGDLIEHAGVSSVRLLPDEIEERDRQTGK
- a CDS encoding acyl-CoA dehydrogenase family protein, coding for MNGERKAGTGADEQQGSDAGALRAEVRSWLAQNWDPDMALIDWRRLLIDEGWGVPSYPREWLGRGLPRWADAVVAEEIEAAGAVGNPLGVGAGLAAPTILAHGSDDLRTRFLRPILTGEQTWCQLFSEPGAGSDLAGLVTGAHLDGDEWVVSGQKVWNTSADHADFGLLLARTDTSVPKHQGLTYFVLPMRQPGVEVRPLRQMNGHSSFNEVFLSEARIPVDHVVGEVGGGWSVASTTLQYERRFGAMRQHDFAGRSGKAIDEARREAKRHAETYKWYPQRAGRVDLVLELARSLGQDQDPILRQEIAKLLSLHRASAWTAERARIALKRGARPSAEGSLGKLANSQIARQAASVHSLIAGTHSMLTGPESLMGGVIAEVLVSTPAQSIAGGTDQIQRNIVGEKMLGLPKEPSVETGRAFRDVRRSG
- a CDS encoding WhiB family transcriptional regulator, which gives rise to MTDLEWQQFARCKNIGADTFYPPDNEEMGTRLRRERAAKQICGPCVVRMQCRMHALLAAERYGVWGGLTESERRRVKRPYRFEPDLAATTVGATEGSGR
- a CDS encoding SDR family NAD(P)-dependent oxidoreductase, which translates into the protein MKFTGASAVVTGGASGLGESVVRSLASRGVQVVIADVQKDKGDTVAQESGSHFVSTDVTSEDQVIAAVERAREVGELRALVNCAGFGGSARIIGRDGTYDSAYSLERYTRIITTNLIGTFNCMRIAATVMSTNEPDENDERGAIVNTASVAAFDGQIGQVAYSASKAGIVGMTLPAARDLAPAGIRVNAIAPGLIDTPIYNKVADPVAFKEKLARDVVFPARLGRADEFAALTLHLLENTYMNGEVVRLDAAARLRYR
- a CDS encoding molybdopterin-containing oxidoreductase family protein, producing MLRNVSDRAEHDTSSDVLREPQHQASTGRTRSRAEPQATTVPTFCRICPGMCGLLVTIEDGAAVGSMGDRDHAATEGYCCRKGRNIHKLHTKPDRFLQSQRGNRRGGFVPIETATAIDEIGERLSEIREKHGPDSIGLFLGTQAYQATPTIPVVKAWLRAIGTRKYFRTVSIDQSAKVIATGRLGAWAAGNQRFDESDVWLFAGTNPIVSMQGGPASFPIHRGRRALREARDRGMYIIVADPRLTETAREADLHLPLRPGTDSLLAAAILHVILEERLHDGEFCRNHVTGLANLERALAHVTPGSVAADTGIAADDIVLAARRFATATRGMTTTGTGPDMSVWSNLNEHLWQLLNVICGRFPRAGEFHAEYGVLTSSQSHRAEVAPPGRPWESGYRSRLGYGLLAGDLPTASLPREITEPGPDRIRALVVVGGNPLAALPGPASVRTAFQQLDLLVALEPFPTETAELADYVLAPRMILERPDVTKMFDQWYDKPFGQYTPAVLEGPEETVEDWQYLARIAGAMGLPLTIGSFEVSNSQGAVTTEQLLDHLSRKGQADLQELRRRPHGHVFDNAARPIIAPAGDSAGRFDLLPDDVAGELRAALRRERITLSTADRRPDEALLTVRRTQGVMNSLGRDVLTMTRTPYNPCHVNPTQLEAIEATAGDLLLLETQHGRVIAVAEADDTVQPGTVSLAHCFRGPRDDADPRHSGANPGALISLHEVTETINAMPRLSGVPVRLAKYRVD
- a CDS encoding nuclear transport factor 2 family protein; its protein translation is MPRSEYDAQELANKEIVERFLQAMTQGDVNGLDACMSEDSSYWIGAVDLPGTLPGSDFARRLQRFFALSADGKIDIKAVAFTIDGDRLAVEAESTAALKNGDVYRNVYHFVFVCRDGKIVELREYLDIKATDILFNDRARSGTP
- a CDS encoding NADPH:quinone oxidoreductase family protein is translated as MTPSHDQARGTMRAWVMQEPGEPVEAMRIDEIPIPEPGPGQVLIRVAAIGISYGDLLLSRGEYQDGAVFPFTPGQEVVGEVVAAHRNTTTPVGTRVIALRSGGLAEFCVADEAGVFPAGETLTDADAAGFPIAFHTAWFALHRRAMVQPGETVVVHAAAGGIGSACVQLGVAAGARVIAVAGGETKVALCRKLGAHVVVDRLVEDFGEIVRLETDGRGADVIIDPVNGDVFDQSRRVIASEGRLVVAGFVANRIAEMRTNHVLLKNYSVTGVNLSYYYDNSSAIELVRAAHAELLELHRRGAIVSLVQREIPFEEAAQAISDIRTTSTWGRTIVRPPTPRP
- a CDS encoding acyl-CoA dehydrogenase family protein, producing MIFEFSSEQEDFRAALRRFLSAKSGPAEARRLIGDPSGYDSGVWAQMAGELGLHGLHIPEEFGGAGCGWVELLVASEEMGRSLLSAPFFATVALGATALMESGDETAQRTHLPSIADGSTVVTLALAEPTGSWVPGDVRASAVESGGEWRLHGEKCFVVDGMAADLILVAARTRRGVSLFACDGAAPGLVRKPQEALDSTRRLAGVMLSDTPAVLVGEEGAAEPVLQRVLDLAAVALAAEQVGGAQQCLDMSVEYAKVRHQFGRAIGSFQAIKHMCADALLEVESARSAAYRAAWDAATGADEFPAHASMAKALCSDAFVATAAMTIQVHGGVGFTWEHDAHLYFKRAKSSEFFLGSPARHRERFLSLIGLPSELAAPVDQPHQASRVA